In Xylanibacter ruminicola 23, a single genomic region encodes these proteins:
- a CDS encoding DUF349 domain-containing protein, with the protein MMDSQENTLELGKNEEVVNEEVTSQVETTENSEPAAEQAEEQTRVVYETKADVLHRLQDIAHGEEVPQKDEVEYLKSSFYKLHVAEREAKLKAYLDAGGDPEQYQYTPDEQEEAFKAEMGIIKEKRAKVFKEQEAEKQENLTKKLAIIDRIKAMVTTPDEANKNYKEFKALQEQWREIKNVPADKANELWRNYQLYVEQFYDMLRLNSEAREYDFKKNLELKTALCEAAEKLADEEDVISAFHQLQKLHQEYREIGPVAKEQREEIWNRFKAASSVINKRHQQHFEGVRAKEEDNLARKTVLCEKVEAIAAEENKGSGDWEKHTKQIIDIQTEWKTIGFAPQKMNVKIFERFRAACDDFFGRKAAYFKGLKETFKENAEKKRALIEKAKELQSSTEWKSTSDKFIALQKEWKTIGMVPKKLGDQLWEEFLAACNTFFEARNAAGAGARGEERENLEKKLGIIEQLKALATETGEEVAEKVQKLVDEYNAVGHVPYKEKDKLYKEYHAVLDKLYKDLNISVAKRKLNNFKQNLKNVAERGENALDNERTRLFRQYENLKSEIQTYENNLGFLNASSKKGNSLIDEMNRKVQKLKDDMNLIREKIKAIDAENKQ; encoded by the coding sequence ATGATGGACTCTCAAGAGAATACCCTCGAACTGGGTAAAAACGAAGAAGTAGTTAACGAAGAGGTTACCTCTCAAGTAGAAACAACTGAAAACTCGGAGCCAGCAGCTGAGCAGGCCGAGGAGCAGACTCGTGTGGTTTATGAGACCAAAGCCGATGTACTGCACCGTTTGCAGGACATTGCACATGGCGAGGAAGTTCCACAGAAGGACGAAGTAGAGTATCTGAAGTCGTCGTTCTACAAACTGCACGTAGCTGAGCGCGAGGCTAAGCTCAAGGCTTATCTCGATGCAGGCGGCGATCCAGAGCAGTACCAGTACACGCCCGACGAGCAGGAAGAGGCTTTCAAAGCCGAGATGGGCATCATCAAGGAAAAGCGCGCCAAGGTTTTCAAGGAGCAGGAGGCTGAAAAGCAAGAGAACCTGACCAAGAAACTGGCTATCATCGACCGCATTAAGGCCATGGTAACTACCCCCGACGAGGCCAACAAGAACTACAAGGAGTTCAAGGCCCTGCAGGAGCAGTGGCGCGAAATTAAGAATGTGCCAGCTGATAAGGCCAACGAATTGTGGCGCAACTATCAGCTGTACGTAGAGCAGTTCTACGATATGCTGCGCCTGAACAGCGAAGCACGCGAGTACGACTTTAAGAAGAACCTGGAGCTGAAGACCGCTCTTTGCGAGGCTGCTGAAAAGTTGGCCGACGAGGAGGATGTGATCAGCGCCTTCCACCAGTTGCAGAAGCTGCACCAGGAGTATCGCGAAATTGGTCCTGTAGCCAAGGAGCAACGCGAGGAAATCTGGAACCGTTTCAAGGCTGCATCAAGCGTTATCAACAAGCGCCACCAGCAGCACTTTGAGGGTGTTCGCGCCAAGGAGGAAGACAACCTGGCCCGTAAGACCGTACTCTGCGAGAAGGTAGAGGCTATTGCTGCCGAGGAGAACAAGGGCAGTGGCGATTGGGAGAAGCACACCAAGCAGATTATCGATATTCAGACTGAGTGGAAGACCATTGGTTTTGCACCTCAGAAGATGAACGTGAAGATATTTGAGCGTTTCCGTGCCGCTTGCGACGATTTCTTTGGTCGTAAGGCTGCTTACTTCAAGGGTTTGAAAGAAACCTTCAAGGAGAATGCCGAGAAGAAGCGCGCCCTGATTGAGAAGGCCAAGGAGCTGCAATCGTCGACCGAATGGAAATCTACCAGCGACAAGTTCATCGCTCTGCAGAAAGAGTGGAAGACCATTGGTATGGTACCAAAGAAGTTGGGCGACCAGCTGTGGGAGGAGTTCCTGGCAGCTTGCAACACCTTCTTCGAGGCCCGCAATGCCGCTGGTGCTGGTGCACGTGGCGAGGAGCGCGAGAACCTGGAGAAGAAGCTGGGCATCATTGAGCAGCTGAAGGCACTGGCTACTGAGACAGGTGAAGAGGTGGCCGAGAAGGTACAGAAGCTGGTTGATGAGTACAACGCTGTAGGTCACGTACCTTATAAAGAGAAGGATAAGCTCTACAAGGAGTACCACGCTGTGCTGGACAAGCTGTATAAGGATTTGAACATCAGCGTAGCCAAGCGCAAGCTGAACAACTTTAAGCAGAACCTGAAGAACGTAGCTGAGCGCGGTGAGAATGCCCTCGACAACGAGCGCACACGCCTGTTCCGCCAGTACGAGAACCTGAAGTCGGAGATTCAGACCTACGAGAACAACCTCGGATTCCTGAATGCCAGTTCGAAGAAAGGTAACAGCCTGATTGACGAGATGAACCGCAAGGTGCAGAAGTTGAAGGACGATATGAACCTGATTCGCGAGAAGATCAAGGCTATTGATGCAGAAAACAAACAATAA
- the secG gene encoding preprotein translocase subunit SecG — translation MYTLFVILIVVAALLMIGIVLIQESKGGGLASQFSGYNQIGGVRKTTDFIEKATWFLAGFMVLVSVCCAYVAPQAGGDTSVMENYQAPATNPNNLPGFGASQQKDAAAPAAPATQAPAAETPAEKK, via the coding sequence ATGTACACATTATTTGTAATTCTCATTGTGGTTGCAGCACTGCTTATGATTGGCATTGTGCTCATCCAGGAGTCAAAGGGAGGCGGTCTGGCTTCTCAGTTCTCAGGTTATAACCAGATTGGCGGTGTTCGTAAAACTACCGACTTTATCGAGAAGGCCACTTGGTTCCTCGCTGGTTTTATGGTACTCGTTAGCGTTTGCTGCGCTTATGTAGCTCCTCAGGCTGGTGGCGACACCTCTGTTATGGAGAACTATCAGGCTCCTGCTACCAATCCTAACAACCTGCCTGGTTTCGGTGCCAGTCAGCAGAAGGATGCAGCTGCTCCTGCAGCTCCTGCTACTCAGGCTCCCGCCGCTGAAACACCTGCTGAGAAGAAGTAA
- a CDS encoding nucleoside deaminase: protein MITEQDKKFMREAIRLANESVERGGGPFGAVIVKDGEIIAGSSNSVTIDNDPTAHAEVNTIRKACFKLRTFDLSGCTIYTSCEPCPMCLGAIYWARIGKIFYGNTRKDARDIQFADDFIYEELERPMDKRTVPIVPLLRDEALHTFRLWTEKTDKTEY, encoded by the coding sequence ATGATAACAGAACAAGATAAGAAATTTATGAGGGAAGCCATCCGCCTCGCCAACGAAAGCGTTGAGCGAGGCGGTGGTCCCTTTGGGGCTGTCATAGTAAAGGACGGCGAAATCATTGCTGGTAGCAGCAACAGTGTAACCATTGATAACGACCCTACAGCTCATGCTGAGGTTAATACCATCAGAAAGGCATGTTTTAAGCTGCGCACGTTCGATCTCTCGGGATGTACTATCTACACCTCGTGCGAACCCTGCCCTATGTGCTTAGGCGCCATCTATTGGGCTCGTATCGGCAAGATATTCTACGGCAACACCCGTAAGGATGCCCGCGATATCCAGTTTGCCGATGATTTTATCTACGAGGAGCTGGAACGTCCTATGGACAAGCGTACGGTGCCCATTGTGCCACTACTGCGCGACGAGGCGCTACACACCTTCCGATTGTGGACAGAGAAAACAGATAAAACAGAGTATTAA
- a CDS encoding magnesium transporter CorA family protein, translating into MKTFWNTQGGLTQIKDWQPNCWIQVTCPTEDDQRELEEKFNIPDYFMSDISDTDERARYEYDDGWMLIILRIPYVKEIRSRTPYTTVPLGIIHKRDVTITVCFYETNVMIDFVSFQQKRGEGFTDHVDMIFRLFLSSAVWYLKRLKQISMLVDKAKRNLDKEVNNESLIGLSRLQDSLTYFQTSIRGNETLLSKLKFKLQIDELDADLIEDVTIEMTQARETTMIYSNILESTMDTYQSIINNNMNTVMRTLTTVTILMMIPTLVTSMFGMNLINGMESKPWGFILAVIISVAISAIAWGIFRHKRLV; encoded by the coding sequence ATGAAGACATTCTGGAATACCCAAGGCGGACTGACCCAGATAAAGGACTGGCAGCCCAATTGCTGGATACAGGTGACATGCCCCACCGAAGACGACCAGCGCGAACTCGAAGAGAAGTTTAATATCCCCGACTACTTTATGTCGGACATCAGCGATACCGATGAGCGTGCACGTTATGAGTACGATGACGGATGGATGCTGATTATTCTGCGTATTCCTTACGTAAAAGAGATACGATCGCGTACGCCATACACCACAGTGCCCTTGGGTATCATTCATAAACGTGATGTGACTATTACCGTTTGTTTTTACGAAACAAACGTGATGATTGATTTTGTGAGTTTCCAGCAGAAGCGTGGCGAGGGCTTTACCGACCACGTAGATATGATTTTCCGTTTGTTCCTTTCGAGTGCCGTTTGGTACCTGAAGCGACTGAAGCAGATTTCGATGCTGGTAGATAAGGCAAAGCGCAACCTGGATAAGGAGGTGAACAACGAGAGCCTGATTGGCTTGAGCCGACTGCAAGACTCGCTCACCTACTTCCAGACATCTATCCGTGGTAACGAGACCCTGCTGTCGAAACTGAAGTTCAAACTGCAGATTGACGAGCTGGATGCCGACCTGATTGAGGACGTAACCATTGAGATGACACAGGCTCGCGAAACAACCATGATTTACTCGAACATTCTCGAGTCGACTATGGACACTTATCAAAGTATTATCAATAACAACATGAACACCGTGATGCGTACACTTACTACGGTAACCATCCTGATGATGATACCTACGCTGGTGACGTCGATGTTCGGTATGAACCTAATCAACGGCATGGAATCCAAACCATGGGGATTCATCTTGGCAGTCATCATTTCTGTCGCCATTTCGGCTATTGCATGGGGTATTTTCCGTCATAAACGACTGGTTTAG